The following proteins are encoded in a genomic region of Methylobacterium tardum:
- a CDS encoding ParB/RepB/Spo0J family partition protein, with amino-acid sequence MAEEGARPRLGRGLAALIGDFGDTGQAAAAKVDAQRRVPVEFLRPNPRNPRRSFSETELSELATSIGQRGIIQPIVARPIGDVPGTFEIVAGERRWRAAQRAGLDEVPVVVVEIGDRASLEFAILENVQRSDLNPIEEASGYERLMQDFSYTQKELAEILGKSRSHLANTLRLLNLPAAVQERVVEGELTAGHARALLAVRDPEALARRVVAEGLSVRDVEAIAAAEAQPNEAPRPGRPRLSAERAAPVRDLELRIHRALGVPVSYRPKDESSGEIRIRYETQDELQGLLNRFRVSDG; translated from the coding sequence ATGGCGGAGGAGGGGGCAAGACCCCGACTGGGGCGCGGCCTCGCGGCGCTGATCGGTGATTTCGGCGACACGGGACAGGCCGCTGCCGCGAAGGTGGACGCGCAGCGCAGGGTCCCGGTGGAGTTCCTGCGGCCGAACCCGCGCAACCCGCGCCGGAGCTTCAGCGAGACGGAGCTGTCCGAGCTGGCGACCTCGATCGGTCAGCGCGGCATCATCCAGCCGATCGTGGCGCGGCCGATCGGCGACGTGCCCGGCACGTTCGAGATCGTCGCCGGCGAACGGCGCTGGCGGGCGGCCCAGCGGGCCGGGCTCGACGAGGTGCCGGTGGTGGTCGTCGAGATCGGCGACCGCGCCTCGCTGGAATTCGCCATCCTGGAGAATGTCCAGCGCAGCGACCTCAACCCGATCGAGGAGGCGTCGGGCTACGAGCGCCTGATGCAGGACTTCTCGTACACGCAGAAGGAGCTGGCCGAGATCCTCGGCAAGAGCCGCAGCCACCTCGCCAACACCCTGCGCCTGCTCAACCTGCCGGCCGCCGTGCAGGAGCGCGTCGTCGAGGGCGAGCTGACCGCCGGCCATGCCCGGGCGCTGCTCGCGGTGCGGGATCCGGAGGCCCTGGCCCGCCGGGTCGTGGCGGAAGGCCTGTCGGTCCGGGACGTGGAGGCCATCGCGGCCGCCGAGGCCCAGCCGAACGAGGCACCTCGCCCCGGCCGTCCGCGCCTCTCCGCGGAGCGTGCCGCCCCGGTGCGCGACCTCGAATTGCGGATCCACCGGGCGCTCGGCGTCCCGGTCTCGTACCGGCCGAAGGACGAGTCCTCCGGCGAGATCCGCATCCGCTACGAGACCCAGGACGAGCTGCAGGGGCTGCTCAACCGCTTCCGGGTGTCGGACGGCTGA
- the holA gene encoding DNA polymerase III subunit delta: MTAVKAGEIEGLIRRGPDPRIPVILVYGPDTGLVTERARKLAEDFVTDPADPFALVRIDGDALASDPGRLCDEAGTMGLFGGRRAIWVRPGTRNYAPAVEAVLGATVADARIVVEAGDLAKNNPLRTLCERSAKALAIPCYADDERTLSDLIERTLQERGLRIDRAAREVLARSLGGDRRASLMEIEKLALYAAGEGTVTLDHVEAVTSDVAASVLNTLIDAAFDGRRDAVERDYRRFRHEGLDPGAVLGSALRHALTLLTTRLDNPDKTPALMVATWRGLHFKRKASIEGQLGAWPPGTLRQAVAALQAAVLACRRAEPELAHALASAALLRVAEAGARRRR; the protein is encoded by the coding sequence GTGACCGCGGTCAAGGCCGGCGAGATCGAAGGGCTGATCCGGCGCGGGCCCGACCCGCGCATCCCGGTGATCCTCGTCTACGGACCCGACACGGGTCTCGTCACCGAGCGCGCCCGCAAGCTCGCCGAGGATTTCGTCACCGACCCGGCCGACCCCTTCGCCCTGGTGCGGATCGACGGCGACGCCCTCGCCTCCGATCCAGGCCGGCTCTGCGACGAGGCCGGCACGATGGGCCTGTTCGGCGGCCGCCGGGCGATCTGGGTCCGGCCCGGCACCCGCAACTACGCGCCCGCGGTCGAGGCGGTGCTGGGCGCCACGGTCGCCGACGCCCGGATCGTCGTGGAGGCCGGCGACCTCGCCAAGAACAACCCGTTGCGCACCCTGTGCGAGCGCTCGGCCAAGGCACTGGCGATTCCCTGCTACGCCGACGACGAGCGCACCCTCTCGGACCTGATCGAGCGCACCCTCCAGGAGCGCGGCCTGCGCATCGACCGCGCCGCCCGCGAGGTCCTGGCCCGGAGCCTCGGCGGCGACCGCCGGGCCAGCCTGATGGAGATCGAGAAGCTCGCCCTCTACGCGGCCGGTGAGGGCACCGTGACCCTCGACCATGTCGAGGCCGTCACCAGCGACGTCGCCGCCAGCGTGCTCAACACCCTGATCGACGCGGCCTTCGACGGCCGCCGCGACGCGGTGGAGCGCGACTACCGGCGCTTCCGGCACGAGGGTCTCGATCCCGGCGCGGTGCTGGGCTCGGCGCTGCGGCACGCCCTGACGCTGCTCACCACCCGCCTCGACAACCCCGACAAGACGCCCGCCCTCATGGTGGCGACGTGGCGCGGCCTGCATTTCAAGCGCAAGGCCAGCATCGAGGGCCAGCTCGGCGCTTGGCCGCCCGGTACCCTGCGGCAGGCGGTGGCGGCCCTTCAGGCGGCCGTCCTGGCCTGCCGGCGGGCCGAGCCGGAGCTGGCCCACGCCCTGGCCTCAGCGGCCCTGCTGCGCGTCGCCGAGGCCGGAGCGCGGCGTCGGCGGTAG
- the lptE gene encoding LPS assembly lipoprotein LptE, which translates to MVRSGVSIAGRVGRLVCVAGLALNLSACFRPLYGPTASGETVQALLASVQVDDVVMAQGQERLGHYLRSELVFDLDGSGQPSAKRYRLKLSGSEIVQTPIVSSTTGRAEAGTLVANIKYSLEDMTGAKVYTEGVATSTATYDRSVQRFASQRAARDAEIRLASVLSDQIKSRLAAVLSTKP; encoded by the coding sequence ATGGTGAGGTCTGGGGTATCGATCGCGGGTCGGGTCGGCCGTCTCGTCTGCGTGGCCGGCCTGGCGCTGAACCTCTCGGCCTGCTTTCGCCCGCTCTACGGGCCGACGGCCTCCGGCGAGACCGTCCAGGCGCTGCTCGCCTCCGTGCAGGTCGACGACGTGGTGATGGCCCAGGGCCAGGAACGGCTCGGGCATTACCTGCGCAGCGAGCTGGTCTTCGACCTCGACGGGTCGGGCCAGCCCTCGGCCAAGCGCTACCGGCTGAAGCTCTCGGGCTCCGAGATCGTCCAGACCCCGATCGTGTCCTCGACCACGGGCCGCGCCGAGGCCGGCACCCTGGTGGCCAACATCAAGTACAGCCTCGAGGACATGACCGGCGCCAAGGTCTACACCGAGGGCGTGGCGACCTCGACCGCGACCTACGACCGATCGGTCCAGCGCTTCGCCAGCCAGCGGGCGGCGCGCGACGCCGAGATTCGCCTCGCCAGCGTGCTCTCCGACCAGATCAAGAGCCGCCTCGCGGCCGTGCTCTCGACCAAGCCGTAA
- a CDS encoding AEC family transporter: MLSTLLVVLPIFALIFAGWLARRIGVLGAAATTELNRFVVFLALPALLFDVTAHAHWSAIWKPGFIGAFGLSSLAIFALTVLIRRGEGRPLADAAVDGLNAGYANTGFMGFPLALVAFGPEALAPTTVATILTVCAVFAVAIVLIETGLRREAVAAGQGGARGPVWRTVGRSLLRNPLLVAPALGALVPCLGLALPAPVETFLKLLGGAASPCALVALGLFLAQKRGRQSGQGRVAGLLVGLKLAAHPLLAYGLGRYLFDLPPLLLHVAVLMAALPTGTGPFMLAEFYRREADLTATVVLVSTVLAVLTVSGYLATL, encoded by the coding sequence ATGCTCTCGACCCTCCTGGTCGTGCTGCCGATCTTCGCGCTGATCTTCGCCGGCTGGCTGGCCCGGCGGATCGGCGTGCTCGGCGCCGCCGCCACCACCGAGCTCAACCGGTTCGTGGTCTTCCTGGCGCTGCCGGCGCTGCTGTTCGACGTCACCGCCCATGCCCATTGGAGCGCCATCTGGAAGCCCGGCTTCATCGGCGCCTTCGGCCTCAGCAGCCTCGCGATCTTCGCGCTCACGGTGCTGATCCGGCGGGGGGAGGGGCGTCCGCTCGCCGATGCCGCGGTGGATGGGCTGAATGCCGGCTACGCCAATACCGGGTTCATGGGCTTCCCCCTGGCGCTCGTGGCCTTCGGTCCCGAGGCGCTGGCTCCCACCACGGTGGCGACGATCCTGACCGTCTGCGCCGTGTTCGCGGTCGCGATCGTGCTGATCGAGACCGGGCTGCGGCGCGAGGCGGTCGCGGCCGGGCAGGGCGGCGCCCGCGGCCCGGTCTGGCGCACGGTCGGCCGGTCGCTGCTGCGCAACCCGCTCCTGGTGGCGCCGGCGCTGGGCGCCCTGGTGCCGTGCCTCGGGCTCGCCCTGCCGGCGCCCGTGGAGACCTTTCTGAAGCTCCTCGGCGGCGCGGCCTCGCCCTGCGCCCTGGTGGCCCTCGGCCTGTTCCTGGCCCAGAAGCGCGGGCGGCAGAGCGGGCAGGGGCGGGTGGCGGGGCTCCTCGTCGGGCTGAAGCTCGCCGCCCATCCGCTGCTGGCCTACGGGCTCGGCCGCTACCTGTTCGACCTGCCGCCGCTCCTGCTGCACGTGGCGGTGCTGATGGCGGCGCTGCCCACCGGGACCGGGCCGTTCATGCTGGCGGAGTTCTACCGGCGCGAGGCCGACCTGACCGCCACGGTGGTGCTGGTCTCGACGGTGCTGGCGGTGCTGACGGTCTCGGGCTACCTGGCGACGCTCTGA
- a CDS encoding TonB-dependent siderophore receptor, whose protein sequence is MFTRSASLGLLLASTALVGPHMAGQAAAQPADVQLNELSVEAAGQVVTGPAVSGAGGNVSGGDGGNSSATSGGGGGPSGVTGYVARISPTATKTNTPLIETPQSVSVVTREQLNDRNVQSFSDALAYVPGATINVSGFDPRFDQVFIRGFDVLSNQGTYRDGLRQIGSGFIFPRIEPYGLEAVTVLRGPASGLYGLGSPGGILDATSKRPVFAPFGEVWFQSGSFDRFQGNFDLGGPVEGSNGTMAYRLTGVRREAGTFIGRGTNDDQLNIAPAFTWKPSADTTLTFLSEFQVRNTPATVFYYNDPGFRVTKYYSGDPRFAGLDQTQYRIGYAFEHRFSDDLIFRQNFRHYGIFLSAKYTSIDSINEARTLGSRSTGYIREGLVQQTLDNQLEAHLVTGPISHTLVAGVDYAHYGLSNRFGGGPAPDLNLITQNYGRQFIPTPTLASPTRQAQDQIGVYLQDQARFGDFILTLNGRHDWIFQDNRTTPVSAVTRQDDTAFTGRVGLGYVLAPGLVPYASYATTFTPQVGTDARGQAFKPASGDQIEAGVKYLIPGTNIQTAFAGFDIEQSSILRTDPTNIAFQAATGSVRSRGFEAEATANLAPGTNLTIAYTHLDFRFLSQTSFGGTNQDGNRVSGIPSDTYASFLTYAFPTSSAFRGLTIGGGIRYIGTSFADDDNTVRNPTVTLYDALVAYDFAAIDPKYQGLRAQINAYNIFDRTYNTCAFGNCFRGAPATVIGSLIYRW, encoded by the coding sequence ATGTTCACGCGTTCTGCCTCGCTCGGTCTGCTCCTCGCCTCCACGGCCCTGGTCGGGCCCCACATGGCCGGTCAAGCCGCGGCCCAGCCCGCCGATGTCCAGCTCAACGAACTCTCGGTCGAGGCCGCCGGCCAAGTCGTGACCGGTCCGGCCGTCTCCGGGGCGGGCGGCAATGTCAGCGGCGGCGACGGCGGCAACAGCTCGGCCACCAGCGGGGGCGGGGGCGGCCCCTCCGGCGTCACCGGCTACGTCGCCCGGATCAGCCCGACCGCCACCAAGACCAACACGCCGCTGATCGAGACCCCGCAATCCGTCTCGGTGGTCACCCGCGAGCAGCTCAACGACCGCAACGTCCAGAGCTTCAGCGACGCCCTCGCCTACGTGCCGGGCGCCACCATCAACGTCTCGGGCTTCGACCCCCGCTTCGATCAGGTCTTCATCCGCGGCTTCGACGTGCTCTCCAACCAGGGCACCTACCGGGACGGCCTGCGCCAGATCGGCAGCGGCTTCATCTTCCCGCGCATCGAGCCCTACGGGCTGGAGGCCGTGACGGTCCTGCGCGGGCCGGCCTCGGGCCTCTACGGCCTCGGCTCACCGGGCGGCATCCTCGACGCGACCTCGAAGCGCCCGGTCTTCGCGCCCTTCGGCGAGGTCTGGTTCCAGTCGGGCAGCTTCGACCGCTTCCAGGGCAATTTCGACCTCGGCGGCCCGGTGGAGGGCTCGAACGGCACCATGGCCTACCGGCTGACCGGCGTGCGCCGGGAAGCCGGCACCTTCATCGGCCGCGGCACCAACGACGACCAGCTCAACATTGCCCCGGCCTTCACGTGGAAGCCCTCGGCCGACACCACCCTCACCTTCCTGAGCGAGTTCCAGGTCCGGAACACGCCGGCCACCGTGTTCTACTACAACGATCCCGGCTTCCGGGTGACCAAGTATTACAGCGGCGACCCGCGCTTCGCCGGGCTCGACCAGACGCAGTACCGGATCGGCTACGCCTTCGAGCACCGGTTCTCGGACGACCTGATCTTCCGCCAGAACTTCCGGCACTACGGGATCTTCCTCAGCGCCAAGTACACCAGCATCGATTCCATCAACGAAGCGCGCACGCTGGGCTCCCGCTCGACCGGCTATATCCGCGAGGGGCTGGTGCAGCAGACGCTGGACAACCAGCTCGAGGCGCACCTCGTCACCGGCCCCATCTCCCACACCCTGGTGGCGGGCGTGGACTACGCTCATTACGGCCTGAGCAACCGCTTCGGCGGCGGCCCCGCCCCCGACCTCAACCTCATCACCCAGAATTACGGCCGGCAATTCATCCCGACGCCGACGCTGGCGAGCCCGACGCGGCAGGCCCAGGACCAGATCGGCGTCTATCTGCAGGATCAGGCCCGGTTCGGCGACTTCATCCTGACGCTGAACGGGCGCCACGACTGGATCTTCCAGGACAACCGCACCACGCCGGTCAGCGCGGTCACCCGCCAGGACGACACTGCCTTCACCGGCCGGGTCGGCCTCGGCTACGTGCTGGCGCCCGGTCTCGTGCCCTACGCGAGCTACGCCACCACCTTCACGCCCCAGGTCGGCACGGATGCCCGCGGCCAGGCCTTCAAGCCGGCGAGCGGCGACCAGATCGAGGCCGGCGTGAAGTACCTGATCCCCGGCACCAACATCCAGACCGCGTTCGCGGGCTTCGACATCGAGCAGTCGAGCATCCTGCGCACGGACCCGACCAACATCGCCTTCCAGGCCGCGACCGGCTCGGTGCGCTCCCGCGGCTTCGAGGCCGAGGCGACCGCCAACCTCGCGCCGGGCACGAACCTGACCATCGCCTACACACACCTCGACTTCCGCTTCCTGAGCCAGACCTCGTTCGGGGGCACCAACCAGGACGGGAACCGCGTCTCCGGCATCCCGAGCGACACCTACGCGTCGTTCCTCACCTACGCGTTCCCGACCTCCTCGGCCTTCCGCGGCCTGACGATCGGCGGCGGCATCCGCTACATCGGCACCAGCTTCGCCGACGACGACAACACGGTGCGCAACCCCACCGTGACGCTCTACGACGCGCTGGTCGCGTACGATTTCGCCGCGATCGACCCGAAGTATCAAGGCCTGCGCGCGCAGATCAACGCCTACAACATCTTCGACCGGACCTATAACACCTGCGCGTTCGGGAACTGCTTCCGAGGCGCCCCGGCCACCGTCATCGGCAGCCTGATCTACCGCTGGTGA